In Shewanella sp. GD04112, the sequence TTAGCTTAGTAAACCAGAGCATCAAACGCTTAAGCAGCTTAAGTGATACCCCCATCCACTTACAGGCGGAGATGGCGACTCTACCTTTAGTCGGCGAACCCGCTCTGATTGAACGCGCCCTGCAAAACCTGCTGACCAACGCCCAGCGTTTTGCTCGCCAACAAATATTGATTGAAGTCTGCCAAACCCCGCAAAGGGTGACTTTGAGCGTGAGCAATGATGGAGAGCCTATTCCCGAGGTGGATTTACCTATGGTGTTCGAGCCCTTTTATCGCAGCCAATCGGTGCAAAATGGTAACAAGGGTCATGGCTTAGGTCTGGCGATTATCAAACGAATTATGCAGCGTCATCAGGGCGAAGTGAGCGTCAGCAGCAATCCCACTCAAACGCGTTTTACCTTAAGCTGGCCGAAGAAACGGGAAATTTAACGCCTTTAATCATGCTCTTAAAATAAGCTTACTCCTCGAGGTCAAAATCCCCAAGGTCTAACTCAGCGGCGTCTTGCGGCTCAAAATCGAGTTGCGGGTTAAGCGCCGCCCTCTCCTGCTCAAGTGCCTGCTGACGGGCTTTATATAAGGCCAACTGACGCCGACGTTTACGTTGATGGCATAAACGGATCACATCGTGCTTTTGGGCATCGGTAAAATGCAACCAATTGAATCGCTCCTCACGATTACGCAGGCAACCTTTGCAATAGCCACGGGCATCGGTTTGACACACACCGATGCAGGGGCTAGGTATTTCGAAAAAGGCTAACTGTTCCATGATGTTGAGCGACTCTACCAGTTAAGCATCTAAAATACGTGACCTTAGATACACAAGTAAAACAATACAAAAATTAAACACTTTTCACTAAATTACTTGCAGTCTTACTGTTAATCAAGGCACATTGAACAGAGTTTGTACAACTTGGAGTGCCATCATGGGATACAAAAATATCGCCAGTCTGTTTGTCGCCTTGGTCTTCGTCAGCGCCTGCAGCAGTAAGCCGAAAAATGATTACGATATCAATTACGACTTTAAGGCATTACAGAGCTTCACCCAGCTCGCTCCCCAGCCTAGCGACGACCCACTCAGCGCCCAGCGCATTCAAACCGAAATCACCCAACAATTAAGCCAAAAAGGCTTTACCGAAAATGCCTCATCCCCCGATTTTAAAGTCGCCTATGGCTTACTGACCCAAGACAAACCCAAAGACTCAGGCCTATCCATAGGCTTAGGCACGGGCAGTTTTGGCCGTTCTGGCGGCATTGGCGTAGGTACGAGCGTCGGCGTGCCGCTTGGCAGTGACACGGCAAAAATCCAAACTATTCAAATTGATATTATCGACACTAAAACCAATAAGCTGATTTGGCGCGGCGCTGATAGTTTCGATTTTGATGGAGGCGGCGATAAAAAAGCTCAAGACACAGCCAAAGCCGTTAGCCGGATTTTGGCGCAGTTTCCACCGCAGCCATAAGCCTGATTAAAACGTCGCAGATTGATCTGATGGCGGTTAGCCCTTGATGGTTTAAACCTTAATGACTTTAACCATTAATGGCTTAAACCACTGTGGTTTATACAATAGCCAATAAAAATGGGCGATGAACGCCCATTTTTATTGCCGAAGAAAAGACAAATTTCTATCTAGGTTAGGGTTAAGAAAATAACCCAGATGATAGATAACGGTCGCCCCTATCGCACACAATTGCGACCACAACGGCCCCCGGATTCAGCCTCGCAATCTCGAGCGCCGCAAACACAGCACCGCCGGAACTCACGCCAGCACAAATACCTTCTTCACGGGCCAAGGTTCTTGCCATGGCTTTCGCGTCTTGCTCCTCAATGTCCATCACGGTATCGACACGGGCAGCATCAAAAATACCCGGTAGGTATTCCTGCGGCCAGCGGCGGATCCCCGGAATCGAACTGCCATCGGCGGGTTGTAGCCCGACAATGGTGACATCGGGATTGCGGCTCTTTAAGT encodes:
- a CDS encoding DUF1289 domain-containing protein, encoding MEQLAFFEIPSPCIGVCQTDARGYCKGCLRNREERFNWLHFTDAQKHDVIRLCHQRKRRRQLALYKARQQALEQERAALNPQLDFEPQDAAELDLGDFDLEE
- a CDS encoding DUF4136 domain-containing protein, with translation MGYKNIASLFVALVFVSACSSKPKNDYDINYDFKALQSFTQLAPQPSDDPLSAQRIQTEITQQLSQKGFTENASSPDFKVAYGLLTQDKPKDSGLSIGLGTGSFGRSGGIGVGTSVGVPLGSDTAKIQTIQIDIIDTKTNKLIWRGADSFDFDGGGDKKAQDTAKAVSRILAQFPPQP